In the genome of Geothermobacter hydrogeniphilus, one region contains:
- the gspC gene encoding type II secretion system protein GspC: protein MILTFLQKNTRGIFLLLSILLGLATGYFCAVLLGLLLQPGAPEPVRQPTRMTRPARKPVLNDYQAILQRNIFNSAGGKLSFAPSTPTRGTPTATTSAGGNWTLVGTVSGGSKPLAALAGNGKTRTYRLGAKLPGGAQLTKIERSKVTLTLAGGRQQILELPKKSAPSRPRARTAAVRAGNRRPVGKQDYAVRSLGKNRWQIPRSAAEKARSNIGELLKQARVEPYVVNGSTEGFVIKMIKPGSLFNQIGLRVGDVLHEINGVPLDSPEKALQVFQQLRQARQINVSLERRGNPMTFSYEID, encoded by the coding sequence ATGATATTGACGTTCCTACAGAAAAACACCAGGGGGATCTTTCTGCTGCTGAGCATTCTGCTCGGCCTCGCGACAGGTTATTTCTGTGCGGTTCTGCTCGGGCTGTTGCTGCAACCGGGAGCGCCGGAGCCGGTTCGGCAGCCGACCCGCATGACGCGACCGGCACGCAAACCGGTCCTGAATGACTACCAGGCGATCCTGCAGCGCAATATCTTCAATTCGGCCGGCGGCAAACTGAGCTTCGCTCCCTCGACCCCGACCCGCGGCACGCCGACGGCAACGACCTCCGCCGGGGGCAACTGGACCCTGGTCGGCACCGTCAGCGGCGGCAGCAAACCACTGGCGGCCCTGGCCGGCAACGGCAAAACCAGAACCTACCGGCTCGGCGCCAAGCTGCCCGGGGGGGCGCAGCTGACGAAAATCGAACGCAGCAAAGTCACCCTGACCCTGGCGGGTGGCCGGCAGCAGATCCTCGAACTGCCGAAAAAGAGCGCGCCCTCCCGCCCCCGAGCCAGGACCGCGGCCGTCCGGGCGGGGAACAGAAGACCGGTCGGCAAACAGGACTACGCGGTTCGTTCCCTGGGGAAAAATCGCTGGCAGATTCCCCGCAGCGCCGCGGAAAAAGCCCGCTCCAACATCGGCGAACTGCTCAAACAGGCCCGGGTCGAACCCTACGTCGTCAACGGCAGCACCGAAGGCTTTGTGATCAAGATGATCAAACCCGGCAGTCTCTTCAACCAGATCGGACTGCGGGTCGGTGATGTTCTCCACGAAATCAACGGGGTTCCCCTCGATTCCCCGGAAAAGGCCCTGCAGGTCTTTCAGCAGCTGCGCCAGGCCAGGCAGATCAATGTCTCCCTGGAGCGCCGAGGCAATCCCATGACCTTCAGCTACGAAATCGATTGA